From Daucus carota subsp. sativus chromosome 6, DH1 v3.0, whole genome shotgun sequence, the proteins below share one genomic window:
- the LOC135147146 gene encoding two-component response regulator ARR9-like produces the protein MGMATTKSEFHVLAVDDSIIDRKLIERLLKTASYQVTTVDSGSKALEFLGFCQDVESNSNEPSISPNNQQEVEVNLIITDYCMPEMTGYDLLKKIKESSSFRDIPVVIMSSENVPSRISRCLEEGAEEFFLKPVRLADVNKLKPHMMKTKNRDCQKAEQEEVSSQEKIVPPEVQSSEPPQPDDSNNTKRKSTEVEEEVSQDRTRRRYNGLTVI, from the exons ATGGGCATGGCCACTACCAAGTCTGAGTTTCATGTTTTGGCTGTTGATGATAGCATCATAGATAGGAAACTCATTGAGAGGCTTCTCAAAACTGCTTCATATCAAG TTACAACAGTTGATTCTGGGAGCAAAGCTCTGGAGTTTCTGGGTTTTTGTCAAGATGTGGAAAGCAACTCAAATGAACCTTCTATCTCCCCGAATAATCAGCAG GAGGTGGAAGTGAACCTAATAATTACAGACTACTGTATGCCAGAGATGACAGGCTATGATTTGCTGAAGAAAATTAAG GAATCTTCATCTTTCAGAGACATACCAGTAGTGATCATGTCATCTGAAAATGTTCCTTCAAGAATCAGCAG ATGTTTGGAAGAAGGCGCTGAAGAATTTTTTCTTAAACCAGTAAGATTAGCCGATGTGAATAAGCTAAAACCCCATATGATGAAAACCAAAAACAGAGACTGTCAAAAGGCAGAACAGGAGGAAGTATCATCACAGGAGAAAATAGTCCCGCCAGAGGTTCAGTCTTCAGAACCACCTCAGCCAGATGACAGCAATAACACGAAGAGAAAGTCTACTGAAGTGGAAGAAGAAGTTTCACAGGACAGAACCCGGCGGAGATACAATGGGCTCACAGTAATTTGA
- the LOC108226875 gene encoding glycerol-3-phosphate dehydrogenase [NAD(+)]: protein MASSKSKVAIVGSGNWGSVAAKLVASNTLKLSSFHDEVRMWVFEETLPSGEKLSDVINQKHENVKYLPGIKLGENVVADPDVVSAVKDANMLVFVTPHQFIDGICKKLAGNIRQDAVGISLIKGMDLKPEGPNMVSKLIKDSLQIDCCVLMGANIANEIAVEQFSEATVGYAENKPTADEWVRLFNTNFFSVSAVQDVEGVELCGTLKNVVAIAAGLVDGLELGNNTKAAIMRIGLNEMRAFCKMLFPSVSDATFFESCGVADLVTTCLGGRNRKCAEAFAKNGGKRSFDELEAEMLQGQKLQGALTAKEVYIVLSQRGCLQMFPLFTTVYHICSGRLPPSDIVRYRDHVNISAL, encoded by the exons ATGGCTTCAAGTAAATCAAAAGTTGCAATTGTTGGCAGTGGTAATTGGGGCAGTGTTGCAGCCAAGCTCGTCGCCTCCAACACCCTCAAGCTTTCCTCTTTCCATG ATGAAGTGAGAATGTGGGTATTCGAGGAGACTTTGCCAAGCGGAGAAAAACTCTCTGATGTTATCAACCAGAAGCAC gAAAATGTGAAATATCTTCCTGGAATAAAGCTGGGTGAAAATGTTGTTGCTGACCCTGACGTTGTAAGTGCAG TGAAAGATGCAAATATGTTGGTTTTTGTAACACCACATCAATTTATTGATGGTATATGCAAAAAGCTAGCCGGAAATATAAGGCAGGACGCGGTAGGAATCTCCCTGATTAAAGGTATGGATCTAAAGCCAGAAGGTCCAAATATGGTGTCTAAACTCATCAAGGATAGCCTTCAAATTGACTGCTGTGTTTTAATGGGGGCCAACATTGCTAATGAG ATTGCTGTGGAGCAGTTTAGTGAAGCAACAGTAGGATACGCAGAAAACAAACCGACTGCAGATGAATGGGTGCGGCTATTTAACACTAACTTTTTCTCTGTGTCAGCG GTTCAAGATGTGGAAGGAGTTGAACTATGTGGCACCCTGAAAAATGTTGTGGCTATAGCAGCAG GATTAGTGGATGGCCTAGAGTTAGGAAACAATACAAAG GCTGCAATAATGAGAATTGGCTTAAATGAAATGAGAGCCTTCTGCAAGATGCTGTTTCCCTCAGTTAGTGATGCGACCTTTTTCGAGAGCTGCGGTGTAGCTGATCTTGTAACCACTTGCT TGGGGGGGAGAAACAGGAAATGTGCTGAGGCATTTGCCAAGAATGGTGGCAAGAG ATCCTTTGATGAGCTTGAAGCTGAAATGCTGCAGGGCCAGAAGTTACAG ggtgcaTTAACAGCCAAGGAGGTTTATATTGTTCTAAGCCAAAGGGGATGTCTACAGATGTTTCCACTGTTCACTACAGTGTATCATATCTGCTCCGGCCGTCTTCCACCATCAGATATTGTCAGATACCGAGACCATGTGAACATTTCAGCCCTGTAG
- the LOC135147282 gene encoding uncharacterized protein LOC135147282, whose amino-acid sequence MAKDADLDKLMEDLDITNEEEEELVFDEEFEETGNRFELCVVGRFLTEKSLNVRAMKSKLADIWRPAMGISIKTLTAGLYLFQFFHKDDMQWMMNNGPWTFDNAILVTNTIPAGGDPTKVPLNEVEFWVQIYDLPTSFMTEAVGRQLGNFFGKFVLYDSSNNSSIWREYMRLKIRLDVRMPLKRRKKICKRDRTEFVVTCKYEKLGDFCFQCGVLSHTERSCKKRLNVGMEEEGKGWGGWLRAPPRRGVAQGRSKWLREGKLGRLGRDFREG is encoded by the coding sequence ATGGCTAAAGATGCAGATCTAGACAAGCTAATGGAAGACCTTGATATCACAAATGAAGAAGAGGAGGAACTAGTATTTGACGAGGAGTTTGAGGAGACTGGGAATCGATTTGAGTTGTGTGTAGTGGGAAGATTTCTAACAGAGAAGAGTCTGAATGTTCGAGCAATGAAATCTAAACTGGCGGACATTTGGAGACCGGCTATGGGGAttagtattaaaactttaacgGCGGGCCTGTATTTGTTTCAGTTCTTTCATAAGGATGACATGCAGTGGATGATGAACAACGGGCCTTGGACGTTTGACAATGCCATTCTCGTTACAAACACAATTCCAGCCGGGGGAGACCCAACAAAAGTTCCACTGAACGAGGTAGAGTTTTGGGTGCAAATATATGATCTTCCAACTAGTTTCATGACTGAAGCAGTAGGACGACAATTGGGAAACTTTTTTGGAAAATTTGTGTTGTATGACAGTAGCAACAACTCGAGCatatggagggagtatatgagaTTGAAGATAAGGCTGGATGTAAGGATGCCATTGAAGAGGAGGAAGAAAATCTGTAAGCGAGACAGAACTGAGTTTGTTGTTACATGCAAATATGAGAAGCTGGGTGATTTTTGCTTTCAATGTGGGGTTCTATCTCATACAGAACGATCATGCAAAAAAAGGTTGAACGTTGGAATGGAGGAGGAGGGGAAAGGATGGGGTGGGTGGCTCAGGGCTCCACCGCGCAGGGGGGTGGCGCAGGGCCGCAGCAAATGGCTGAGGGAGGGAAAACTCGGAAGGTTGGGGCGAGATTTCAGGGAAGGATAA
- the LOC135147283 gene encoding 28 kDa ribonucleoprotein, chloroplastic-like: MARRKGERRGRRSSCCRSRRRVFAEEEVVVEEEGEEVVEEEESYSEPPEEAKLFVGNLPYDYDSARLAELFNKAGVVEIAEVIYNRQTDQSRGFGFVTMSTVEEAEKGVEMFSRYDLGGRLLTVNKAAPRGSPPQRVFEPSFRIYVGNLPWEVDNGRLEQVFSEHGKVIDARVVYDRETGRSRGFGFVTMASETEVNDAIAALDGQSLGGRAIRVNVAEERPRRNFF; the protein is encoded by the exons ATGGCCAGGAGGAAGGGGGAGAGGAGGGG aagaagaagtagTTGTTGCAGAAGCAGAAGAagagtttttgcagaagaagaagttgttgttgaagaagaaggagaagaagttGTTGAAGAAGAAGAATCCTACTCTGAACCGCCTGAGGAGGCCAAGCTCTTTGTGGGAAACTTGCCTTATGATTATGACAGTGCTAGACTGGCTGAGCTTTTTAATAAGGCGGGTGTGGTTGAGATTGCAGAG GTTATCTACAATAGGCAAACTGATCAAAGTCGAGGATTCGGGTTCGTGACAATGAGTACAGTGGAAGAAGCAGAGAAGGGGGTAGAGATGTTCAGCCGTTAT GATCTAGGTGGTCGActtctgactgtgaacaagGCTGCTCCTAGAGGATCACCACCTCAGAGGGTTTTTGAACCTTCTTTCAGAATATATGTCGGTAACCTGCCGTGGGAAGTGGATAATGGTCGGCTAGAGCAAGTGTTTAGTGAACATGGTAAGGTAATTGATGCCAGAGTTGTATATGACCGTGAGACTGGGCGTTCTCGTGGTTTTGGATTCGTAACAATGGCTAGTGAGACAGAAGTCAATGATGCCATAGCTGCTCTGGATGGGCAG AGTTTGGGTGGAAGAGCTATTCGGGTGAATGTGGCAGAGGAACGTCCAAGACGCAACTTCTTCTAG
- the LOC135147346 gene encoding pentatricopeptide repeat-containing protein At4g35850, mitochondrial-like yields the protein MGNDLLILASGEKTGGFTVANLIWDMMQSSKSAISLPAVEAYHQGLKDREIPHDDPRLSLVSKTLDDLRKKSGFLSNWTNATQKDSSVQ from the exons ATGGGAAATGATCTTCTTATTTTAGCCTCAGGCGAAAAG ACTGGTGGTTTTACTGTTGCGAATCTGATTTGGGACATGATGCAAAGCAGTAAGTCTGCCATTTCACTTCCAGCTGTTGAAGCATATCACCAAGGCTTAAAG GATAGAGAGATTCCTCATGATGATCCACGACTCTCTTTAGTCTCAAAAACTTTGGATGATTTGCgtaagaaaagtggatttttATCAAACTGGACAAACGCAACTCAAAAGGATAGTTCTGTGCAATAA